The genome window GGATAGACCAATTCTGTTGTCCAGTAGTGTGTAAGAATATCTCGTTTCAAAATAAGTGAATTGCCATCCTTGGTTTTATCAAGAGGATTATTTTTACCATCTATGTGGTATGCCCAGAAAGAAATTTTTGCCACAGGTCCAGGTGGCTGGCAGATGGCTGATACACTGCAGATAGAATTTTGGTATATACTTGAATAAAATAATGTCTTTTCAAAAACACTCCACTGGTTGACAATATCACTAAAAAACAGTCGGCAGAATACAGCAGTTTCAAGCTCAATACCTATATGTTTAAGTGTTTGCATATATGCACGATATATCCATTCTGTCTGCGTTATAAAATCTGCTATTTTGTATGGATAAATGGCTATATAGAACTCGTCTGTCCCATCTTTTCCTGAAAAATGGGAAATTTTTATAGAGACCGGTAACCCTGCAATTTTAAAAGAGAAATGTTTCATCGGCTATACCTGTTTTTATATAATCTCAAAAGGAATAGCAGGCAAAAAGCCCCTTGAGACCTTCTGCTTTGTTCTACTCCCCTTTTCATCCGGTGGACCTACTGGTGAATTGGTGAAGACCTCAATTATTAAATTGTCAGCAAGTCCTTCCTTAACTCTATTACTATCTGTTTTCAATATAAAAAGAAGAAGTCCATTTTTAATTTCTGTGTGTTCAATAGATATTCCTTCCGCTGGTTCTTTTAATTCTAAAATAATCTCCTCTGCAGACATACGAAAAGGAACTTTTGCTTGAATCTGTATATCTTTGCCTTTTGAAATTTTTAGAGGGGCAGTATCTGTTAGAGCCATTGAAACTGCCCTGAAACTGGGTTTTAACACTACAAGAAAAGATGTTTCAGCAGGAACCAGATGTGTTGGTCCGAATGCCTGCATCATATTCTCTGCAGGGATTACAGGTCTGACTACTTCTACATCATTGATAATAGCCCTTGCTTCCATATTTATTTTCATAACAGAAGACCCTCCTGTAATCGGTGCAGTAATTGTCATCCGTATGAAGTTTTTTCCAGAGGGTATTTTATTTCCTGAAATGACAAATCCATCAGGAGTGTCTTTAAGAAATATCTCCACCGGTCCATTAAAACCATCTTTTCTTATGATGTGAACATCAAAGGGTATAGAACTACCTGCAGGTATGTTTATGGTAGAAGGGGTAATCATTACTGTAAAATCTGGGGATGGATTACTTAATCTGAGTCGGTATATATATTCTTCTCCACCATGACCTTGCGCATCTGATATCTGAATGAAATATGTTCCATCTTTTGGTATCTTGTAACGAATATATGAGTCCGCATGGTGTGTAGTAAGTCCTGATGCTTTATCAGGGTTATCATCATTCCATATAAGGATATTACCTGAACTATCTATAATCCGTAAAAGTGAATCAAGGGGTGAATTCAATCTTCTGGCGTAAACCTCAGCAACAAGTTCAAATCCAGTAGAACACTCAATTTTATAAACATCAACATCACCAGGTTTTTCAATCCTTCCGTTTATTGTCCGGGGCAGTGTAATATATTCAGCGTCGGTTATTGAATTATTTGGTTTATCTTCAGTATATTCGGGTAGATTATCTAATGCATATAAGACAGGATTTGAATNTCCATCATTATTATAAAGAAAAACTTTCCTTATAAAGGGACCCGGTAATGTGTCAAGGGTAAGATACTTTTCAGTAAGATTTACACCATAGACAGAAACAACTGCTTTATCTCCTTCTTTGCCACCTGGTGGAAATATATAAGTAATAAAGGGTTTTTCACTGATGGAAAGCCGATATACAAAGTCCTCTCTTCCACGGTAAAGGGCATCTTTTATCTCAACAGTATATTCGCCATCTTTGGGGACATTAAACAATATAACAGGGTCCGGACTGAACCTGTAGTCATCAATATATACTATCTCTTTATTATTTGAATCATAAAGGGCTAATGTCGCTTGAAACCAGCCAGGGACTGCATCTGCCATATAGGGAATAAGTGTTCTCGCATTAACTTCAATTACAAGGTTCTGTCCTTTACGTCCATAAAACCTGAACCTATCCACATCACCAGGCATAATCTGACCATTGAAGACCACAGGGATATTATAAATGAGTAGTCCTTCTATATTGGGGTCATTGGGTTCTTCCTCTATTGCTTCAGGTATCGTCCCTACCTGAAAATAGAGTGGGTTTGTCATACCCCTCGGTGTTAGAAGCCGTATTTCTCTGTTGCCCGGTGTAGCCGAAGGAAGAATTTCCATATCAATAAGCACCATCTCCTGGATGGAGGTTTTCCTCTGAATCCGTCTAAAAGGCATAATAAAAATCTCTACCACCTTTTCAATCTCTTTTGGTGTTAAGTTATCAAGGTTTTGTAGCAATGGATGCGGAGGAAAAGTTATAGGTTCTTCTGGAGTTGTAGAAGATGATGTTTCTGGAGGTAGTCCTCTATATTTCCTTCTTAAATCATTAATCCTTCTCTGAAGTTCCTGCCTCTGTCTCGCATTAAGAGGTGGAATATGTATTACTTTCTTTATAGTAATTCCATCACCTGTTATATAGGCATCTGAAACATCCCTGAGGTTCTGCCCGCCTACAGTTACTTGGACTACAGACCCCTGCTGACCACCAGCAGGATAGACATATCCGATAGAAAGTTCACGTTCCATTGCCTGTGGATATACTTTTAAGGCGAATAAAATGTACAGAAAAAGAATCAGTTTTTTATATCCATTATCTCCCATAAAAGTCCCTTTCCTTCCCCTTTTTCTATAGGTGGCAGGATTCTTAAATTCTTGCCATATTCATCAGGAAATGTTCTTTCTGGGTCAATACCGAGTAGATAATAAATACTCCCTAACAGGTCCTGGGGATAAACAGGTCTTTCCTTCACATATTCTCCTTTTTCATCAGAAGATCCAACAATACATCCCCCTTTAAACCCACCACCTGCGACCAGAACAGAGAAACAGTTACCATAGTGTCCTCTTCCTCCATTCCATGGTGGTTCCCATGAAATCTCTGGGGTTCTTCCAAACTCTCCTGATACCCATACAATTGTGGTCTCAAGAAGTCCACGGTCAGAAAGGTCTTGAATGAGCGCTGATAACCCTTTATCAAACTCTGGAAGTTTCTGTCTCATTGTTTGAAAATGTTGGCTGTGGGTATCCCAGCCCTGGTAGTTAATGGTAATATATACCACACCATTTTCTACAAGACGTCTTGCCATAAGACAGGACTGTCCAAATGTATTTCTTCCATATCTATCTCTTATCTCGTCGGGCTCTGAAGACAGGTCAAAAATCTTCTTCCCTTCTTCTATCATCTCCCATGCCTGTGTTCTTGTCCTATCAAAATTTTCAAATTCTTTACTTGAAGGAAGGTACTTTCTGAAAGAATCTATGTTCTCAAGTAGTTCTTTTCTGTATTCCTGTCTTTTTTCAGAGAGACCTTCAAGTACAATACCTTCAACGGCAAAAGGTTCTCTATTCGGGTCTCCACCTGTAACAAATGGTTCATATTTTGAAGATAAAAAGCCCACCTCTGAAAATCTGCCTTGAGATGTGGTTAAGATTACATAAGGTGGAATAACACCTTTATAACCATAGTCATATCCTTTGAACAGAGAAACAACAGCACCTATACTCGGATACACATTTCTTTCTCCTGCTGGCTGACCTGTCTGCATAACATAGGAAGCTGTCTCATGGGCATTGATACCGTGTGTCATGCTGCGGATAATAGAGTATTTATCTGCAATATTCGCAAGGTTTGGCAACATCGCATTTATCTCTACTCCAGGAACATTTGTCTGTACTGTTTTGTCAAACGGACCACAGTAATCATGTCCAGCATCTGGCTTAGGGTCAAGAGTGTCAAGATGTGAAGGACCACCCCAAAGCCATATCTGAATAACTGCTTTTGCCTGTGATTTTGTATGGATGTCTCCATATAAATGAAAATTACACAATAAGATTATTATCCCTGCTAATATACCTGTCTTTTTCATTTTTCTACCTATTAATGTCTGTATAAAAATTCCTTGCTGTTTATAAGTGCCCATGTTATATCCTCAACTGCTTCTTTAAATGATATTCCTTCTTTTTGAGAATATCCTTTACATTTATCTATCTCTTCACCTGTTGGATACCGGGATAGTAACAGGAGATATCCATTTCTAATTGCCTCTTCTGGATTACTTTTTGACAGAATAGATATCCTTCTCAAAATAGCACTTGATTGAATTTTTCTATAGAGTCCACTGGAGTTTAAAAGGTACATCTGCTGTGCGGATGTTATGTTATTGTTTCTTTCAGATTCCAGCCCTGTATCTCTGGAAGGTCTACAAAAGAGTTCAAGAAATGGTCCTGTAATACTTCCATCTGCAAGAAGTATATTACGTTGATACTTCGGAATAAAAGTAAATGGTTCTGGAATACGGCTGATATATTCCTCACCTGTACCACCGATTTTACACAAAATGTCTGAAAGCACCTCTGCATCAAGCCGTCTTACAGGATAATAAGCAAAAAGCATTTCTGCATCAGGATGTGTACTTTTGGGAATAAATGATTGTTGATAGGTGCGGGAGTTAAGTATTATCCGATAGATGTGTTTGAGGTCATAATTATTCTTTACCAGTTCCTTTTCAAGATATGCAAGCAATTCAGGGTTTGAAGGAGGATTATCATCTCTTATATCATCCGGTGGATGGATAATTCCTCTACCCATCAGCCAGTACCATATACGATTAACGATATTTTTAGCAAAATAAGGGTTATCATCCCTTATCAACCAATCAGCAAAGATGATACGCGGGTCTGCATCGGATGGGATTTTCACTCTTTTAGCATCAGGCAACACAGCAGTAATCTCTTCGGAAGGGGCAGGGTTGAGATATACTATCTCTTCTTTCCATTCATCTGTTTTTTTATAAGCAATCCGTGAAAAAAACATAGCCATCTCTTTCTTTTTGTTTTCATCCCAGTTTTCAGTCCGTGTCCCCATAAAGGTAAGTGCTACTGCACCTGCAATAGAGATTGGGTCCCGTCCCTGAACTGCTCTATAAAAATTCACAGGTGGTACACGGAAGTTACTCCCACTGGAGGTTAAAAGTTCTCTCACAAATCTATCATAAGGCATATTTTCTCTTAAAGCAGATATTATCCATCTGTGGTATGTCTGAACAGCATTGGGCCAGAGATTAATGGGGAATTCTGATTTTACCCGTAGTATATCACACCATTTTAAAGACCAGTAGTCAGCAAATGTATCGCTTTCCAGAAGTTTATCTATCAATATCTTCCTTTTTTCAGGGTGTCTATCATTTAAAAATTGTTTCACTTCTTCAGGTTCTGGTAGTGTTCCTATTACATCAAGATATATCCTTCTTATAAATACCTCATCTGAGCAGGGATTTGCTGGTTCAATGCCTTTTTCTTTTAATCTACCCAATACATATCTATCAATCTCTGTTTCTGAGATAGACCAGGTAGAAGTTTCGTATGGTACTATAAACTCTCCAGATAAAAGTTTTTGAAAAGTTATAATTGATACAATAAGTAATACTTTTCTTATCTTCATATTCTTATCTGATATATTTATCAAAAAAAGAAACTACCTTATCTATAACATCCTGTTTTATAAATTCAGGACCTCCATGACCTGCTCCTTTGATAATATATAATTGTGCATCCACGCCTGCCTTAACAAGGGCATTATATAGCATTTCACTCTGGGATACAGGTACTACATTATCCTTCTCCCCATGCACAATAAAAAACGGAGCAGAGGCACTGTTTACATAGGTTATTGGACTTGCCCTTTTTGCTTTCTCTTTAAAATTATCTTGCTCTTTTCCTATAAGCAGTTTAATTAATTCCTCCGGTGA of bacterium contains these proteins:
- a CDS encoding DUF1549 and DUF1553 domain-containing protein, whose product is MKIRKVLLIVSIITFQKLLSGEFIVPYETSTWSISETEIDRYVLGRLKEKGIEPANPCSDEVFIRRIYLDVIGTLPEPEEVKQFLNDRHPEKRKILIDKLLESDTFADYWSLKWCDILRVKSEFPINLWPNAVQTYHRWIISALRENMPYDRFVRELLTSSGSNFRVPPVNFYRAVQGRDPISIAGAVALTFMGTRTENWDENKKKEMAMFFSRIAYKKTDEWKEEIVYLNPAPSEEITAVLPDAKRVKIPSDADPRIIFADWLIRDDNPYFAKNIVNRIWYWLMGRGIIHPPDDIRDDNPPSNPELLAYLEKELVKNNYDLKHIYRIILNSRTYQQSFIPKSTHPDAEMLFAYYPVRRLDAEVLSDILCKIGGTGEEYISRIPEPFTFIPKYQRNILLADGSITGPFLELFCRPSRDTGLESERNNNITSAQQMYLLNSSGLYRKIQSSAILRRISILSKSNPEEAIRNGYLLLLSRYPTGEEIDKCKGYSQKEGISFKEAVEDITWALINSKEFLYRH
- a CDS encoding pre-peptidase C-terminal domain-containing protein → MGDNGYKKLILFLYILFALKVYPQAMERELSIGYVYPAGGQQGSVVQVTVGGQNLRDVSDAYITGDGITIKKVIHIPPLNARQRQELQRRINDLRRKYRGLPPETSSSTTPEEPITFPPHPLLQNLDNLTPKEIEKVVEIFIMPFRRIQRKTSIQEMVLIDMEILPSATPGNREIRLLTPRGMTNPLYFQVGTIPEAIEEEPNDPNIEGLLIYNIPVVFNGQIMPGDVDRFRFYGRKGQNLVIEVNARTLIPYMADAVPGWFQATLALYDSNNKEIVYIDDYRFSPDPVILFNVPKDGEYTVEIKDALYRGREDFVYRLSISEKPFITYIFPPGGKEGDKAVVSVYGVNLTEKYLTLDTLPGPFIRKVFLYNNDGXSNPVLYALDNLPEYTEDKPNNSITDAEYITLPRTINGRIEKPGDVDVYKIECSTGFELVAEVYARRLNSPLDSLLRIIDSSGNILIWNDDNPDKASGLTTHHADSYIRYKIPKDGTYFIQISDAQGHGGEEYIYRLRLSNPSPDFTVMITPSTINIPAGSSIPFDVHIIRKDGFNGPVEIFLKDTPDGFVISGNKIPSGKNFIRMTITAPITGGSSVMKINMEARAIINDVEVVRPVIPAENMMQAFGPTHLVPAETSFLVVLKPSFRAVSMALTDTAPLKISKGKDIQIQAKVPFRMSAEEIILELKEPAEGISIEHTEIKNGLLLFILKTDSNRVKEGLADNLIIEVFTNSPVGPPDEKGSRTKQKVSRGFLPAIPFEII
- a CDS encoding DUF1501 domain-containing protein — translated: MKKTGILAGIIILLCNFHLYGDIHTKSQAKAVIQIWLWGGPSHLDTLDPKPDAGHDYCGPFDKTVQTNVPGVEINAMLPNLANIADKYSIIRSMTHGINAHETASYVMQTGQPAGERNVYPSIGAVVSLFKGYDYGYKGVIPPYVILTTSQGRFSEVGFLSSKYEPFVTGGDPNREPFAVEGIVLEGLSEKRQEYRKELLENIDSFRKYLPSSKEFENFDRTRTQAWEMIEEGKKIFDLSSEPDEIRDRYGRNTFGQSCLMARRLVENGVVYITINYQGWDTHSQHFQTMRQKLPEFDKGLSALIQDLSDRGLLETTIVWVSGEFGRTPEISWEPPWNGGRGHYGNCFSVLVAGGGFKGGCIVGSSDEKGEYVKERPVYPQDLLGSIYYLLGIDPERTFPDEYGKNLRILPPIEKGEGKGLLWEIMDIKN